The following are encoded in a window of Cervus canadensis isolate Bull #8, Minnesota chromosome 11, ASM1932006v1, whole genome shotgun sequence genomic DNA:
- the LOC122449339 gene encoding olfactory receptor 4S1-like, giving the protein MGAKNNVTEFVLLGLFQSWEMQRACFLVFSVFHLLTVLGNLLVIVTINASKTLHAPMYFFLSHLSCADMCYPSDTLVERKTISFEGCMTQLFSAHFFGGTEIFLLTAMAYDRYVAICQPLHYTTVMGRRRCGLLAGASWVAGFLHSILQTLLTVQLPFCGPSEIDNFFCDVHPLLKLACADTYVVGLIVVANSGMISLVSFIILIISYVVILLSLRSRSSEGRRKALSTCGSHIITVLLVLVPPMFMYIRPSTTLAADKLVILFNIVMPPLLNPLIYTLRNSEVKSAMRKIFRVKGSLGGEVKLQGI; this is encoded by the coding sequence ATGGGCGCCAAGAACAACGTGACTGAGTTCGTCTTGCTCGGCCTTTTCCAGAGCTGGGAGATGCAGCGTGCCTGCTTCCTGGTCTTCTCCGTCTTCCACTTGCTCACGGTCCTGGGGAACCTTCTGGTCATCGTCACCATCAATGCCAGCAAGACCCTGCAtgcccccatgtacttcttcctcagccaCTTGTCCTGTGCCGACATGTGCTATCCATCCGACACTTTGGTGGAGCGCAAGACCATCTCCTTCGAGGGCTGCATGACCCAGCTCTTTTCTGCCCACTTCTTTGGTGGCACCGAGATCTTCCTCCTCACggccatggcctatgaccgctacgtgGCTATCTGCCAGCCCCTGCACTACACGACCGTCATGGGCCGCCGGAGGTGTGGCCTGCTGGCGGGGGCCTCCTGGGTGGCTGGCTTCCTGCATTCCATCCTGCAGACGCTCCTCACGGTCCAGCTGCCCTTCTGTGGGCCCAGTGAGATAGACAACTTCTTCTGTGACGTCCATCCCCTGCTGAAGCTGGCCTGTGCGGACACCTACGTGGTGGGGCTCATCGTGGTGGCCAACAGCGGCATGATTTCTTTAGTGTCCTTCATCATCCTTATCATCTCCTACGTGGTCATCCTACTGAGCCTGAGAAGCCGGTCTTCTGAGGGCCGGCGCAAGGCTCTGTCCACTTGCGGCTCACATATCATCACTGTGCTTCTGGTCCTGGTGCCCCCCATGTTCATGTACATTCGACCCTCCACCACCCTGGCTGCTGACAAACTCGTCATCCTCTTTAACATCGTCATGCCACCTTTGCTGAACCCTCTGATCTACACGCTGAGGAACAGTGAGGTGAAAAGTGCCATGAGGAAGATCTTCAGGGTCAAGGGGAGCTTGGGGGGAGAAGTGAAACTGCAAGGTATCTGA